A stretch of DNA from Sugiyamaella lignohabitans strain CBS 10342 chromosome B, complete sequence:
AATAAAGTGGACCGGTCAagaagcccgactcgagcgaagcgagaggagccacggggtctggggcggagccccagccgccggaggcaaacccccACCCCCTCACCGGACCTACCCCCTCACCGGACCTACCCCGAAGGTCGTGGAGATACAGGACTAACTGAGTTGTAGTTGAACGATGTCATTTCACTGATTGTGGCTCTGTGGGCAGTCAAGGTGGCCAAGTCTCGCGGAGTGGACTCGAAGTATACCTACGGATGGCAGAGAGCCGAGATTTTGGGTGCTCTGGTCAACGGAGTGTTTTTGGTAGCTCTGTGTTTGTCTATCTTTTTAGAGGCTATCCAAAGACTGATTGACCCACCCACCATTTTGAACCCCaagttgattttgattgttggtAGTGCTGGTTTGGCGTCGAATATcattggtttgtttttgttccATGAACATGGACACGGACATAGCCATGGTGGACATGACCATGGTCATAGCCACGGACACAGCCACGGTTTTGATGAGGAAGAGCATGTTCATAACGATGGTCACAATCATGGTAGCCATAATCATAGTCACGGTCATTACCATTCGGACGACGAGTCATCTTCGGAGGGTGGAAATATTGCCGACAATTTACCTGAGAACGCAGTTGACCGAATTGCTAATGAACGTACCACATTATTAGGCGACAACCAGCCCAAATCGCTGACAGCCTCGTCTTCATACTGTACATTAAGAGTACCTACTCCCGGACATAACCGTACTGGGTCAAATATTTCCGAGACTCATGTCAACCATTTCCACAACCAATCGAAAACATCTGCTCCTTCAAAGTCTTTGAATATGGAGGGGGTGTTCTTGCATGTACTTGGTGATGCTCTTGGTAACATTGGTGTTATTTTGACTGCCGTGTTTATCTGGAAGACCGATTACTGGTGGAGATTTTATGCGGATCCTATTATTTCGCTTGTCATCACCGCCATTATCTTTTCGTCAGCACTTCCATTGTGTCGCAAGTCCTCGTCTATTCTGCTTCAAGGAGTACCTCAATCAATCAACGCTGCCGAGGTCCGATCCGATCTTGAGTCATTGACTGGCGTCGAGGAGATCCACGACTTCCACATCTGGATCCTTAAAGAAGACCTATTTATTTCCACCCTGCACGTGTCGGTTGCCATTGATGAGGAGGAGTTCATGGTCCTTGCCCAGAAAATCCGCACCTGTCTCAACGGCCACGGCATCAACTCCATCACCGTCCAGCCCGAGTTCCTACCTCGAGTGCGACGTCCCTCCTCCGAGGCCAACACCCCTCTGTGCGCTGCCTCCGGAAACGAGATCTGCGGACCATAGACACCCCTGCCACACGGCACTCATCCTCATACTAGCACTGCTATACTAATACTAATATTATTCCAGTTCTCACTTACCTTCGGGggtcatgcctccggcggctggggctccgccccagaccccgttgctcctgcttcgcaggagataccgGGCATCGAggacgtaacgactcgagcggagcgagaggagccatggggtctggggcggagccccagccgccggaggcgtGGCCCACCGAAGACAGGAACCCCCGGAGGAAACAACTCGAGCGCACCGAAAGGGGCCACGCGGTCTGGGTTAGAGacccagccgccggaggcagaggagTGAAAGATTTAAGATCTTCGCGACCAGTCGGCCCTGCATATTTGTCTGTGATGCATTGCATATGCACCAGAGTTTAAGATTAGTTACAGTCGCAGTATTAATCCCTAGCGTGGGCGATCTGGTGCGGCTAAACTCTATTTCGCGTGATATGACGGTTTGGGCGGAGAGTTATATAAGCAGGCTGATGTCATGGTTTCGAGTCGGTTTTTATGAACTCGGAGAAGTGATGAGTAATTTCTGAGTCAAGTTGGTGGTATGAGGAAAATTGGCTTTTTTATTACCGGTTATAAGTGGggttttgttggtttcGAGGTG
This window harbors:
- the COT1 gene encoding metal cation transporter COT1 (Vacuolar transporter that mediates zinc transport into the vacuole; overexpression confers resistance to cobalt and rhodium; protein abundance increases in response to DNA replication stress; COT1 has a paralog, ZRC1, that arose from the whole genome duplication; GO_component: GO:0000324 - fungal-type vacuole [Evidence IDA] [PMID 9712830]; GO_component: GO:0016021 - integral component of membrane [Evidence IEA,IEA]; GO_component: GO:0016021 - integral component of membrane [Evidence ISM] [PMID 12192589]; GO_component: GO:0016020 - membrane [Evidence IEA]; GO_component: GO:0031966 - mitochondrial membrane [Evidence IEA]; GO_component: GO:0005739 - mitochondrion [Evidence IEA]; GO_component: GO:0005739 - mitochondrion [Evidence IDA] [PMID 14576278]; GO_component: GO:0005739 - mitochondrion [Evidence IDA] [PMID 16823961]; GO_function: GO:0008324 - cation transmembrane transporter activity [Evidence IEA]; GO_function: GO:0015087 - cobalt ion transmembrane transporter activity [Evidence IMP] [PMID 1508175]; GO_function: GO:0022890 - inorganic cation transmembrane transporter activity [Evidence ISS] [PMID 9075641]; GO_function: GO:0005385 - zinc ion transmembrane transporter activity [Evidence IGI] [PMID 8058041]; GO_process: GO:0006812 - cation transport [Evidence IEA]; GO_process: GO:0006882 - cellular zinc ion homeostasis [Evidence IMP] [PMID 10856230]; GO_process: GO:0006824 - cobalt ion transport [Evidence IMP] [PMID 1508175]; GO_process: GO:0055085 - transmembrane transport [Evidence IEA]; GO_process: GO:0006810 - transport [Evidence IEA]; GO_process: GO:0006829 - zinc ion transport [Evidence IGI] [PMID 8058041]), coding for MGLDWFGSMDSKYTYGWQRAEILGALVNGVFLVALCLSIFLEAIQRLIDPPTILNPKLILIVGSAGLASNIIGLFLFHEHGHGHSHGGHDHGHSHGHSHGFDEEEHVHNDGHNHGSHNHSHGHYHSDDESSSEGGNIADNLPENAVDRIANERTTLLGDNQPKSLTASSSYCTLRVPTPGHNRTGSNISETHVNHFHNQSKTSAPSKSLNMEGVFLHVLGDALGNIGVILTAVFIWKTDYWWRFYADPIISLVITAIIFSSALPLCRKSSSILLQGVPQSINAAEVRSDLESLTGVEEIHDFHIWILKEDLFISTLHVSVAIDEEEFMVLAQKIRTCLNGHGINSITVQPEFLPRVRRPSSEANTPLCAASGNEICGP